The sequence AGTTCACCGTCGACGGCGACGGCATTCAGCTCGGCAGAAGCCCCCGGTGGTTCGGCTACCATGCCCTCGTCCCGCGCCACGGCGTCGCCCTGCACATCAATGCATTCAACTTCCCGGCCTGGGGCATCGGCGAAAAGATGGCCTGCGCGCTCCTCGCGGGCATGCCCGTCGTCGTCAAACCCGCGACGAGCACCGCCCTATTGGCCTGCCGCATCGCAAAGCTCTTCGTGGATGCAAACGTCCTGCCCGAAGGCGCGTTTTCGCTGATTGCGGGCTCACCCGGCAACATGCTCGACCACCTGCTGGAACAGGACGTCGTTGCTTTCACCGGATCAGCCGACACGGGCGCTCGATTGCGCACGCATCCTGCCATCGTACGCGGATCCGTACGCCTGAACATCGAAGCGGATAGCTTGAATTCCGCGACGCTCGGCCCGGACGTCACCGCTGGAAGCGACACGTACCGCATGTTCTTGCGCGAAGTCTCGCGCGACATGACGCAAAAGGCCGGCCAAAAGTGCACGGCCACGCGCCGCATTTTCGTGCCGGAATCCATGGTGAACGACGTACGGGACGAACTGGCCGCCATGCTTCGCGACGTGCAAGTGGGCAATCCGTCCCTCGATGGAGTCACCGTCGGACCCTTGGCGACGGCCTCGCAGCTACGCGACATTCGAGCGGGCATCGAAAAGCTGGCCAGCGAAGCGTCTTTCGTCGTCGGCAATCAGCCCGTGACGCCCTCGGGCGTACCCGAAGGCAAAGGATACTTCGTGCCCCCGACGCTCTTGCTTTGCGCAAATCCCGATGCCGCCAAGGCCGTACACCAGCACGAAGTCTTCGGCCCGTGCGCGACCATCGTGCCTTATGACGGCTCGGCCGCACGCGCCGTGGACCTCGTCGCTCGAGGCGCCGGCATGCTCGTCGGATCCGTGTACAGCGACGATCGCGCATTCGTCACCGACATGGTCATGGGCCTCGCCCCGTACCACGGCCGGCTTTACTTCGGCAGCGAGAAGATTGCCGATCAAACGGCCGGCCCAGGCACGGTTTTGCCGCAAAGCATTCACGGCGGCCCTGGCCGAGCCGGCGGTGGCGAAGAGCTCGGCGGCCAGCGAGGCCTCGCGCTCTACTCACATCGCGTGGCCATCCAAGGCGCACGCCCGGTGCTCGATGCCGTACTGGATGTGAAGAAGTAGCGCCTCAAGGCGCCGCTTCATCGCAGCTCTCGTCCGGCTTGTCCGCCATGTCCATCGTCCAGATCGGCTTGTCGGCGCCGAGCGATCGCCCTACCCCGACCACGACGAACTCGGACCGAGTCAGCATCACGCTCGTGTCCGCGTCCATCTTCCACTGATTGAACGTGGCATCGCCTTCGCCATTGCCTTTGGCGATGAACTCGACCATGCCCGCGCTGCCGATGCATGCAGGAGCATATCCGGCAGCGCATGCCCGCGTCGGCGTCGTCGATTTGTCCGGCGCAACGTCCGACAAGTAGTTCTTGTCGCGCATGTCGTCACTGTGCGCCGACGTCGCGACGTTGAGTGACGCGCACACCTTGACCGTGGGTACGCCCGCGCCCGCGCGAAGCTCGTTCAAAAGAACCACCACCTCCGATTCGAACTCGTCGAGCGGATTGGCGACGCTCACGTTGTCCGCAAACTCGACGGAAGTGCAGCCCATGAGCGCGAAGGCCGCCAGGAAATGAGCCGAAAAGTGGAAGTCTCGAAGTAGATGACTGATTTTCGCCATGACCTCCACTTTATCGCGTTACCCTCGCGTTCGGTGACGCTCGTCTCGTTATGTCAAAGGCTCTCGTCGGTCATACCCTAGCAAGTCGATTTCGCCTCACCGGCGTTCTTGGCGAAGGCGCGATGGCGACGGTGTATCAGGGCAGCCAAGACGCCGAACCGCGCGAAGTCGCGGTCAAAGTGATGCACGCCGAGCTCGCGATCGACCCGACGTTCGCACGACGGTTCCGACGTGAAGCTCGCGCCGCCGCGCTGCTCAAGCACCCGAGCACCGTGCAGATCATCGACTACGGCGTCGACGACAAAGTCGCGTACATCGCGATGGAGCTCCTCCGCGGCCGCGACCTATTCGACACGCTCACGCGCGAACGACGTTTGTCCGAAGCTCGAGCCGCCAAGATCCTCATCGAAGTGTGCGACGTGCTCATGACCGCACACGACATGCACATCGTGCATCGCGATCTCAAGCCCGAGAACATCATGCTCCTGCCGAACAAAGACGGCACCGAACGCGTCAAGGTGCTCGACTTCGGCATCGCCAAGCTGCTCGACAAAGAACCCAAAGACGCGGACTCGGGTGCCAACGCACCCGAAAGCGGCGCCATGGTCAGCTCGGCACTCACGACCGTGGGCGTCATCGTGGGTACGCCCGAGTACATGTCACCCGAGCAATGTCGCGGTGAAAGCGTCGACAAACGCAGCGATATCTACTCGTGCGGCATCTTGCTCTATCAGCTCATCACGGGACGCCTTCCGTTCACGGGCGATTCGATCGTCGACATCGCGCTGCAGCACATTCGCCAGCCCGCACCGAAGCCGAGCGACTACGTGCCGTTCGTACACGCGGGACTCGAAGGCATCATCATGACAGCGCTCGAAAAGTGGCCGGCGCAGCGGCAACAGAGCGCGGCCGAGCTGAAAGCGGCGCTCGAAAAGATCTTGCCCGAGCTTCGTACGACGCCGTTTCGCCTTGGAGGAACCGCGAAAGACGAATCGGCCGCGTCACCAGCGAGACGCCCATTGGCCGAAATTCCCGCGGATTCGGTACGCATCGTCAAGACCCTCGCGCCGCCGAGCGGCTTGCCGCCAGCCGAAACGATGCGCTCGGTCGATACGCCGATCCCGCCGGCACCAAGACGCATCAGTGACTCGATTCCATCGACGGATCGCGATGGCGTCGTGATTCACCTGGCAAACGAGTCGGGACCGGTGCTCACGTCGTCACCGACGCTGCCCGCAGCACCGCCCGTGAAAGTCGAAACGCTCGCCTCCGGAGACAGGCCGCCCGTGCAGATTGCCGTGAAAGCGGCATCCAAAGAAACGAGCGGCTCGTTCAAGTTGGAAAGACAAACCGAGCGCACGGGCACGCGCCCATCGTATCCCGCTCCCGAGCCTGTTTTCGTCGATGGGAAGAAGCCCTCGAAGGTCGCCAAGAGGCGCAAGGAAACGAGCTTCTGGGTGCTCGTCCCCGTCGCGGTCCTCATCGGGATCACCGTCGGCGCGCTCGTGTTTTCTTGACCCAATGATGCTCGCATGAGGACGGAAAGGCCGTGACAAACCACGCGCACGAGCACGAGCGCTCGTGGATCGCTTGGTGGTCAAAGCAATGACGACGGCATCCGCAAATCGATTTGTGCCCGTACGTTCTCGGTGGCGCTCGTGGATCGCTTGGTGGTCAAAGCAATGACGACGGCATCCGCAAATCGATTTGCAGCCGTACGTTCTCGGCTCGACCTTGACGTCAAGGTGACGGTGGTCGGTTGACGAGGTGCGACGCAGCCGGAAGGATCACGCGAAAGGCAGTGCCGATGCCGACGGTGCTGTCGACGTCGATGCGCCCGCCGTGGGCGTTGATGATGCTGTTACAGATCGACAAACCAAGGCCCATGCCTTCGCCGACGGGTTTCGTCGTGAAGAAAGGGTCGAATACGTGCCGCAGCGACTCTTCCGAAATGCCTGCACCGTTGTCGCGCACTTCCATGACGACGGCGCGGTGTTCGCACCGGAGAGCGACCGTGATTTGGTTTTCGGCTGCTGGGCGATCGGGCAGCGCTTGAACGGCGTTCATGAGCAGGTTGACGATGACCTGCGAAAGCCGCGCTTCGTTGCCCAGGACGCGAGGCACTTCGCTGATTTCGCGTACGACGCGTGCGCGGCCTTCGATGTTGCTTTGCACCATGCGCAGCGATGCCTCGACCACACTCGTGGGGTCGACCAGCTTCAGCGTCTCGCGATCGGCGCGGGAAAACATCTTCACGTCGCGCACGATGCCGGCGATTCGCCGCGCTCCTTCGAGCGCTTCGGACAGGGCATTGCGAATCTCCGATGACTGCGGTGCCGCGTCTCCGCAGGCGCGGTCGGACGCAAGCGTGTCCACCGCAAAGGCCAAGTTGCCGATGACGTAGGAAAGCGGATTGTTGATTTCGTGCGCGATGCCGGCCGCTAGCGTTCCGAGGGAAGCGAGACGTTCGGTAAGGGCAAGCTGCGCTTCGTAACGCTTGCGTTCGGTCACGTCTCGCATGACCGACACGAGCACGTTGTGACCTTTGCGATCCGCCAACACGGCGCGTTTTTCCGACAGCGAGCGCATGAGTCCGTCCGCAGCGGGCCACGTGATTTCGTGTTCGTCGGACACGTCGGGCCAGCGCCCGTCGCCAGGGACCGCGGGGCGCATCGATGCGACATCGCAGCCGACGATTTCGTCGCGCGCATGTCCCACCAATTCGGCAAACGAGCGATTGACCATCACGTACTTGCCATCGTCGCCCTCGACGGAAATCGGGTCTGGGACCGCATCGATGACGTCACACAGAAAATTGCTTGCGTCGGCGAGCTTTTGTTCAGAACGTCCGGCTGACCGGGGCCCGAGACGCAGCAAGCTCGAATTGGCCTTCTTCTTCGGGCTCGTCCCGCTCGCCATGCACGGCGGACGTAATGTCTCGAGCGACCGTGACGATCTCCTCGATCGCATCGGTCTTGAGATCGCGCACGGGCCTGCAGTGCATCTCGAGCCACGCGAAATCACCATCTTTGCGCTGCAACCTGATGATCGCGCCCGACGTATCGGCCCCTTCTCCAGCCACTCCAGAGCGCCTCGACCAGCTTCGATTCGTCGGCGGGATGCAGCACGTCCAGCATGGACGATCCGAGCAGCTCGTCGGGGTCGTAGCCGAGGATGGTGCGGCAGGCTGGGGAGACGTAAAGGCGCACGCCGCCTGGTGAGCAGCGGGTGAGGATTTCGGTCGAGCTATCGGCGAGGTGGCGGAAGCGTCGTTCGCTGCGTTCTGCGTCGCGCACGGCATCGACGAGGTGTTGTGCGCGGATGACGTCACGTTCGCGCCGAATGGCGCGGGTGCGGCAGACTTCGATGCGTCGTGGCAAAAGCTCTGCTTCGGCGGGCCAGAGCAGGAAGTCGTCGGCGCCGGCATCGAGGAGCGCGTTGACCTGCTGAAGGTCATGCGCGACGGCGAGCAGCAGAGGCTGCCGGTCGGGGCTGCTTCGGAGCCGCCAGCACGCGTCCACGAGCGCTTGGAGGTCAGAGCCGTCCTGGGACGGGAACAGCACGAAAAGCGCACCGCTCGACGCGAGGGTCACCGTCACATCCGCTGGTGAAGTGAGCTCGACGTCGATGTGATGACGGCGAACGGACTCGATCAGAGGACGTGCGCACGATTCTGTGGAGGCGACGAAGAGCGCTTTCACGGGGCCAGTCTTGCGGAGACTCGCACGTTTGGCGCTGCGGCGTCCATCGTTCTGAGCGTTACGGGTTTCTTGGCCCTTCATCCTATTTCTGCCCACGAGGCATTTCAGGAGGACGATGCGGACGACGACGATTGTGATGAAGTCGTCGAAAAATTCGAATTACACGTGGCGCGGTTCTTCAAACCATTTCGGAAGAATCGAAAAGTCTCCAAGCTTCAAACGCCCGTCGTGCCTCCCGAAACGCCCTGAAGTTGCATAGAGCGGCATAAGGTGCCTTGCTCGCCGCTGTGGACGTGCACAATCGTGCCGAACAGCCCTTCAGCTCGTCCGTGGACGTGCACAATTGCGTCGAATCTCCCCTTCAGCTCGTCCGTGGACGTGCGCAATCGTGTCGAACAGCCCTTCGGCGCGTCCATGGACGATGCACAGCCGCGTCGCACAGTTCTTCGGCGCGTCCGTGGACGTGCACGATCGTGTCGAACCTCCTCCTCAGCTCGTCTGTGGACGTGCATAGCCGTGCGGAACAGCCCTTCGCTGCGTCTGTGGACGTGCACAATCCGATGAAACGCTCGTTGCGCCTCGCCGTGACGCTGTAGAGCTGCAAGTCACGAGGTGAGCGGGGTCTGCGCTGGTTTTTCCTTGCTGTGCCTACGCGGTTGTGCATGCGGGCGGTGCAGCGCTACGAGTGCGCGTGAAGGTTGGTCGGAGCGGACTCTTGGTGAGCAAACGTAAATGTGGCGCGTACTCAGACAGGCGGCTGATCTGCGTATCCCCGTACGCACAAGCAGATGCCGGATGTTGTACCCGGAACGCATGCGCGTTTCACCTTGACCACGGCGCACCGCATCGGGTGCCATCGCACCATGGTTCCCACCATCAATAGACTTGCATTGTCATTGGGCTTTGCTGTGGGATTGGGTCTTGCGTTCGTGCCTCAGGGATGCGGGGGCGTTCAGCATCCTGTTGCGGAGATACCCGAGCACGTTGCAGCGCCGATCCGAGGCTGCGCTTTCGAGCACACGCATCACGTCAGAGATGCGGACCATATCGTCGAGTTATGACGTGACGCTCGATAGCAACGGCGAGGTCGACACCATTGCGCTCATGGATTCCACCGTCGGCGATGAAGAGCTGGAGCAATGCATAGCAGCCTCGATCCGCTCGCTGACCCAGTACGATCTTCTGCGCCACCGGTCGGAGAATTTCGATCTCGAGCTTGCACAGCCGGAATCGCGCATGCTGCTGGGTAATCCGGCAGTACCGCTTGCGGCTTGCGTTGCTACGCCACCTTGTTTGCTCGCGCTGACCGTCCTCGCGGTTGCTTCCGCGATCACCGTGCAGATCATGGTGCACACGGCGACCGCGACCGCCAAACCCACCACGATGACGCCGTCCTGGCCGATGGCAACGGCCAAACCCACCGCGACGACGACGGCCCCGCCGATCCCGATCGCCGTACCGCGGAAGTATCCCAACCAGACGTGTGAGGACGACGAGATGGCTCGTTTGGGAAACGCGATGCACAAGATTTGCGACAAAGGATTCGCCGCGACCTGCGGGGGTGGTGGGATCGCCGAGAAAAAGTTGAAGAAATTCCGTGCTCGGCGATCCTGCTCAGCATCCAGCAAAGGCAGGCCTGCCTGGCGGCGCGATGGCTGGTTCAGGACAAGTGCTTCGGCGGCAAGCCAGACGACGTGCACAAGAAGCCGATTGACGACCACCAGCGAGGGGCTCGACTACTGCGAAGCTCTGAAGCTGATCAATTTGCGCCAAGGGCCACCCCATGGCAGGAAAGTAATAAAATCCATGTCTGACGCACTTCTCGACGCCATTTATACGCGCGACGTAGATCGCCTTGCGCAGCTCCTCGCGGCTGGCGCGGATCCAAATGAGACGGCAAATCTCGCTACAGCGATTACGGCAGCGGCCGACAATTCCCATTGCAAGCTGCGGTTGGCGAGCTCGAAGAATTTGGCGAGGACGACCCTGGCGGACCGGAGCCTGCCGGACCGATCGATGCCGTCGTGCTGCTCCTACGGTATGGCGCGAAAGTCAAGGGTTGGGACGTGGACAAGGAAGGGGATCCGCTCTTTCTTGCCGTGGGGATGAATCACATCGAAGCGGTGCGGCTCCTGCTCGCTCACGGCGCCGATCCCAACGTGCGCGACGGTGAGGGTGAGTCGCCGCTTCGTTTCTGTGCCGAAAAAGGTTACCTGGAGATGGCTCGGCTCCTCCTACACTGCGGTGCGAACAAAACCATTCATGAGGGAGGGGGACCAGCTGGCATGAACTCATTGGGGTACGCCGCAACCAGACTCCATGTCGACATGGTGCG is a genomic window of Polyangiaceae bacterium containing:
- a CDS encoding 3,4-dehydroadipyl-CoA semialdehyde dehydrogenase, with product MEQLESYVSGSWVKGAGKPSLLVNPATEETLAEASTDGIDFARAFAHARDVGGKALRALSFAQRGEILRALSRAIHAKRDALIEVAIANGGNTRSDAKFDIDGASGTLAYYADLGKQLGDAKFTVDGDGIQLGRSPRWFGYHALVPRHGVALHINAFNFPAWGIGEKMACALLAGMPVVVKPATSTALLACRIAKLFVDANVLPEGAFSLIAGSPGNMLDHLLEQDVVAFTGSADTGARLRTHPAIVRGSVRLNIEADSLNSATLGPDVTAGSDTYRMFLREVSRDMTQKAGQKCTATRRIFVPESMVNDVRDELAAMLRDVQVGNPSLDGVTVGPLATASQLRDIRAGIEKLASEASFVVGNQPVTPSGVPEGKGYFVPPTLLLCANPDAAKAVHQHEVFGPCATIVPYDGSAARAVDLVARGAGMLVGSVYSDDRAFVTDMVMGLAPYHGRLYFGSEKIADQTAGPGTVLPQSIHGGPGRAGGGEELGGQRGLALYSHRVAIQGARPVLDAVLDVKK
- a CDS encoding CAP domain-containing protein → MAKISHLLRDFHFSAHFLAAFALMGCTSVEFADNVSVANPLDEFESEVVVLLNELRAGAGVPTVKVCASLNVATSAHSDDMRDKNYLSDVAPDKSTTPTRACAAGYAPACIGSAGMVEFIAKGNGEGDATFNQWKMDADTSVMLTRSEFVVVGVGRSLGADKPIWTMDMADKPDESCDEAAP
- a CDS encoding protein kinase; this encodes MSKALVGHTLASRFRLTGVLGEGAMATVYQGSQDAEPREVAVKVMHAELAIDPTFARRFRREARAAALLKHPSTVQIIDYGVDDKVAYIAMELLRGRDLFDTLTRERRLSEARAAKILIEVCDVLMTAHDMHIVHRDLKPENIMLLPNKDGTERVKVLDFGIAKLLDKEPKDADSGANAPESGAMVSSALTTVGVIVGTPEYMSPEQCRGESVDKRSDIYSCGILLYQLITGRLPFTGDSIVDIALQHIRQPAPKPSDYVPFVHAGLEGIIMTALEKWPAQRQQSAAELKAALEKILPELRTTPFRLGGTAKDESAASPARRPLAEIPADSVRIVKTLAPPSGLPPAETMRSVDTPIPPAPRRISDSIPSTDRDGVVIHLANESGPVLTSSPTLPAAPPVKVETLASGDRPPVQIAVKAASKETSGSFKLERQTERTGTRPSYPAPEPVFVDGKKPSKVAKRRKETSFWVLVPVAVLIGITVGALVFS
- a CDS encoding PAS domain S-box protein; this encodes MRSRRSSRSLETLRPPCMASGTSPKKKANSSLLRLGPRSAGRSEQKLADASNFLCDVIDAVPDPISVEGDDGKYVMVNRSFAELVGHARDEIVGCDVASMRPAVPGDGRWPDVSDEHEITWPAADGLMRSLSEKRAVLADRKGHNVLVSVMRDVTERKRYEAQLALTERLASLGTLAAGIAHEINNPLSYVIGNLAFAVDTLASDRACGDAAPQSSEIRNALSEALEGARRIAGIVRDVKMFSRADRETLKLVDPTSVVEASLRMVQSNIEGRARVVREISEVPRVLGNEARLSQVIVNLLMNAVQALPDRPAAENQITVALRCEHRAVVMEVRDNGAGISEESLRHVFDPFFTTKPVGEGMGLGLSICNSIINAHGGRIDVDSTVGIGTAFRVILPAASHLVNRPPSP
- a CDS encoding PAS domain S-box protein, which codes for MKALFVASTESCARPLIESVRRHHIDVELTSPADVTVTLASSGALFVLFPSQDGSDLQALVDACWRLRSSPDRQPLLLAVAHDLQQVNALLDAGADDFLLWPAEAELLPRRIEVCRTRAIRRERDVIRAQHLVDAVRDAERSERRFRHLADSSTEILTRCSPGGVRLYVSPACRTILGYDPDELLGSSMLDVLHPADESKLVEALWSGWRRGRYVGRDHQVAAQRW
- a CDS encoding ankyrin repeat domain-containing protein, producing the protein MQAAVGELEEFGEDDPGGPEPAGPIDAVVLLLRYGAKVKGWDVDKEGDPLFLAVGMNHIEAVRLLLAHGADPNVRDGEGESPLRFCAEKGYLEMARLLLHCGANKTIHEGGGPAGMNSLGYAATRLHVDMVRLLLAHGADPLIGDADDMTTFRRLGLTVKFGRVPEDPAAQDRLREIRALLGDPPA